DNA from Mycobacterium sp. SMC-8:
TTTTTCGTAGCAAGACAGGCAGAGCAAGTGAACCAGCACGGCCCGGTCATTTCACCACTGACTGTTTACTGCCGATTCGGCGAAAAGAGGCCGTCCTGAGTCGGTTTCGCGCGGCCGTTTTTTGTCGGTGGGTGCTGGGAGGATGGGGTTATGTCCTCGAGGGTCCCGACTGGTACTGGCACTGGTGGTGTGGTGGGTCAGTCTGATCGTCTTGAGGCGTTTTTCGAGGAGTTGGGGGAGTTGGCGGGTCAGCGCAACGCCATTGATGGGCGTATCGCGCAGATCGCTGCCGAGATCGATGGTGCCGGGTTGTGGGGGTTCACCGGTGTGCGGTCGATGGAGGGGTTGATCGCGTGGAAGTTGGGTACTTCGTTTCGTAACGCCGAGACGATCGTGGCGGTGGCGCGCCGGCTTGGGGAGTTTCCGCGCTGTAGCCGGGATTTGCGGGAGGGCCGGCTGTCGTTGGATCAGGTCGGGGTGATCGCCGAGGGCGCGGGGGCGGGTTCTGACGATCATTACGCCGAGTTGGCCGCCCATTCGACGGTGGCCCAGTTGCGTATCGCGGTCAAGCAGGAACCCCGCCCCGAACCCGAACCCGGCTGTGACCCCGAATCCGGCTGTGACCCTGAGTCGGACCCTGAATCCGACTCTGAGGCCGAGGCCGAGTCCCGGTCTGAACCCGCGGTCAGGCCGGATCCCGCGCCGCGGGCGTCGATCACCAAGACCAGTGATGAGCAGTACACCTATTGGCGGATCGCGTTGCCCCATGATGAGGCGGCGACGTTCGACACGGCGCTGCGGTCTCATCACGAGGCGTTGGTGGCGCAGTGGAAACGCGACCACAACATCACCGACCACGCCGACGGCCACGACACCGACCACGACATCACCGACCGCGGCTACGACACCGGCGATCGCGGTGAGGGTGTGGGGCGGGCGCCGTTGCCGGACACGGTGGCGGCGTTCTGGGCGCTGGTGAAGGCGGGCTGGGATGTTGAGGTGGCGCGGCGCCCGCATGGGCAGCACACCACGGTGGTGATGCATGTCGATGTCAAAGACCGCATCGCCTCCCTGCATTTGGGGCCGGCGCTCTCGGCTGCCGATCGTCGGTATCTGTCTTGTGATGCCACGTGTGAGGTGTGGTTCGAACGCCATGGGCAGGTCATCGGTTCCGGGCGCACGACCCGCACGATCAGCCGGCGGTTGCGGCGGGCGTTGGAGCATCGTGATCGCACGTGTGTGGTGCCTGGGTGTGGGGCCACGCGGGGGTTGCACGCCCATCACATCCGGCATTGGGAAGACGGCGGGCTGACCGAGTTGGACAACCTGGTGCTGGTCTGTCCCCACCACCACCGGTTGCATCACCGCGGCGTCCTCACCATCACCGGACCCGCCGAGCGGCTCACAGTCACCGACAGCACCGGCCGACACCTCGAACCCGGGTCACTGGCCCGTCCCCCGACCCAACCCCCACCCGAAGTCGCGCCCTATCGTGGGCCGTCCGGCGAACGGGCTCAGTGGAAGTGGTACACACCCTTCCAACCCCCACCACCCACCACCAACTGATCCTTGGGAGCGCCCCAGGTCAGCGCCGACGCCTGCAGATCGACCGCGGGGACCCGGCAAAGTCAGCGGCGGCGAGCGAAATTCCTGAGGCCTGAGCTGGGACGCTAGGGTGAGCCCATGCGAGTGGGAGTGCTGGGCGCCAAGGGCAAGGTGGGCGCGACGATGGTGGCGGGCGTCGAGGCCGCCGACGACCTGACCTTCACCACGGGTGTCGATGCCGGCGACTCGCTGTCCGCGCTCGTGGACAGCGACACCGAGGTCGTCATCGACTTCACCCATCCCAGTGTCGTCATGGACAATCTGAAGTTCTTGATCGACAACGGGATTCATGCGGTCGTCGGCACCACCGGCTTCACCGACGAGCGCCTCGATCAGGTCAGGGAATGGCTTGCGGCCACACCGGGCGCCTCGGTGCTCATCGCGCCGAACTTCGCGATCGGCGCCGTGCTGTCGATGCACTTCGCGCAGCAGGCCGCCAAGTACTTCGAGTCGGTCGAGGTCATCGAACTGCACCATCCGCACAAGGCTGACGCGCCGTCGGGAACCGCCATGCGGACCGCCCGCCTCATCGCCGAGGCACGAAAAGGCATGCCGCCCAACCCGGATGCCACCAGTACCGGTCTCGACGGCGCCAGGGGAGCGGACGTCGACGGCGTCCCCGTGCACTCCGTGCGGCTCGCCGGCCTGGTCGCACACCAGGAAGTTCTGTTCGGCACGCTCGGAGAGACGCTGACCATCCGTCACGACAGCATCGACCGCACCTCCTTCGTACCCGGTGTGCTGTTGGCCGTGCGCAAGATCCGGGAACATCCGGGTCTGACGATCGGCATCGAATCCCTGCTCGACCTGACATGAGTGACGGGGCGCGCGCCCTGCGCACACAGCTGATGATCGGCTTCATGTGCGTCGCGCTCGTCGTGTATTTCGTCCTGCTCGGGCGGGCGGCGTGGATCTTGATCTCCTCGGGGGAGCCGGCGCCGATCGGGCTCGGGGCGGCCATCCTGATCCTGCCCGTCATCGGAATCTGGGCGATGGTGGCGACACTGAAAGCCGGTCTGGCACATCAGAGACTGGCGCGGCTTGCCCGCGAACAGGGAATGGAGCTCGACATCAGCGACCTGCCGCGAAGGCCGTCTGGCCGTATCGAACGCGATGCGGCCGACGCGTTGTTCGGCGCGGTGCGCGACGAACTGGAGGCCGACCCCGAGAACTGGCTCCGCTGGTACCGGCTGGCACGCGCGTACGACTACGCCGGTGACCGCGGCCGCGCTCGGGAGACGATGAAGAAGGCGGTACTGCTCGAGGAGTCGGCCCGATGAGCAAGACGCTGCTGATCGTGCACCACACCCCGTCGCCCCACTGCCACGAGATGTTCGAGGCGGTGCTCGCCGGCGCGACGGATCCCGAGATCGAGGGTGTCGAGGTGCTGCGCCGTGCAGCGCTGACGGTCTCACCGGCCGAGATGCTGGCCGCCGACGGCTACTTGCTGGGCACTCCGGCCAACCTCGGTTACATGAGCGGCGCGCTCAAGCACGCGTTCGACCAGTCGTATTACCCCCTGCTGGATTCGGCGCAGGGCCGGCCGTTCGGGATGTATCTGCACGGCAACGAAGGCACCGAGGGCGCTGAGCGGGCACTCGCAGCGATCACCGGTGCGCTCAAGTGGGAGAAAGCCGCCGAAACTGTGATCGTCTCCGGCAAGCCGACCAGAAGCGACTTGGAAGCGTGCTGGAATCTGGGTGCGACAGTGGCCGCGACACTGATGGTCTGACGAAGGAGTCTCATGCCCGGCATCGCCGAAATCGCCCTGGCCGGCGCACCGATCGCAGGTGGTGCGCTGCTCGGTCTGGCCGCGGGGAACCTGCGTCCGCCTGACGTGCGCGCTGTTGACCGTCCCTCTGTGTGACGACCACGGCGGGGGTGATCGTCATTGAAGTTGTCGAAATCCCGGGTCGGGGACGGCGGTCGTCTGCATCATCAGCGTGCCCACGAACGGACCCCGCGCTGGTCTGCTCGCGCAGAGTCCATTTCGGCTCCGGCGCGATGCCGAATCCCGAGATCGTCACAATCGGTGACGGCGGACGCGTCGATTCTGCGGTCGCCCAACACGAACTGACCCCTATCCCGGTTCCCGGGTGATAGGTAAGGCTGGTGGATCATGGACTGGCTCTGCGGTGATCGTCGCGCGCACCGGCGAACTGGCCGAGAAACTGCTCGCCGCCGGCGAACTCCGCTGCCCGCGGTGCCGCGACGGCCAGCTGACTTCTTGGGGCTACGGCAGGCGGCGCTCCGTGCGCGATCACGACGGGACCACGATCACGGTGCGCCCCCGCCGCACGCGATGCCGGTCCTGCTCGTCAACGCATATCGTGATGCCCGCCGCTCTGCAGCCACGCCATGCCGACACCACCGCAGTGATTGGAACAGCATTGCTGCACAAAGCAAATGGACTCGGACACCGGCGTATCGCGGCGACCATGGGGCGGCCGGTGTCCACCGTGCGCCGCTGGCTTCGCCGACTACCGCCAGAGCACCTGGACCGTCTCGCACGCGACGGGACCGAGCAGCTGCTCGCCCTGGACCCCGACACGTTCACCGCGCTGCGCTACCGAGGGAACATGTTGCACCACGCGCTGTCGCTGTTGTCGGCAGCGGCCTACTGGGACCGCCGCCGCTACGCCCTCGGTGAGCCGCCGTGGACCCTGATCGGGATGTACACCCGCGGCCGCCTTCTGGCGCCACCCGGCTGACCCTCCGACGTCCCCGCGCTGCCGCCGGGGGCGTCATCACCATGCCTGCCGACAGTCGTCACCATGACGACCACCGCGTCGCCGCGACGATTACCCCGTCACAATGCAGACCGACCCCCGAAATCACGTCTGCATCCACAGTGACGCCATCGTCTGCATCCTGAGCGACGGCCAACACGCGCGGCGATCGCCAAGGACCTGGATCTTTTGGACCGACTCCCGGCTGACCAGGCGCAGCGTCGCGCCGAACTTCAGCGCATCATCGACATGCGCATCGACGGCCTGATCGCCGCCGCCGACAAGAGCCGCGAGCTCCGTGAACTGGCGGCCTCCTACCAGGGGAACTGGCGCGACATCGTGGTGTTCATCTGCGCCATTCTGTTCACCATCGTCTGGTGGAACGTCGAGCACTCCCGCACGAACTGGCTTGTCATGTTCGTCGTGCTGATCATCCTGACGGTGCTTGCCGGGATCTACGCCGCGCGCGGCGCGTTGCGGGCCGTCACGACCTACTTGGCGCGCAGGCGGCGCCCCTAGCCTAAAGTGATGGACCCCAGCCTCAGTAGTGGTAGGTGTCCGACGGGGCCGGGATGTGAGTGGGCTCGTCGACGTCGTTGAACTCTGACGGTTCGATGTCGTATGCGCGCGCAAGCTCCAGGATCTTGTTGGCGCGGGCGATGCGCGGAAGATCGGAGCCATTGCGGATCTCGCCGCCGTCACGCTCGTACTCGATGAGAAACTCCTTCGCCCAGGCGATCTCCTCCGCCGACGGGGAGAGCCCCTCGTTGACGGTCAGGCACTGTTCGGGGGTCAGGCAGATCTTGCCGGTCATGCCGAACTCCGCTGACACGGCAGTGGCCTCGCTGAGCTTCTGTGCGCTGGACCCGACGGTGGGACCGTCGATCGCGCTCGCCAGATGAGCGGCTTTCGCAGCGATCGTGAAGCGCGACCGCGCGTAGGCCAGCGTCATCGGGTTGTCACCGAAGCCGGTGTCGCGCCGGAAATCGCCGATACCGAACGCCAAGCGGAAGGTGCCCTTAGCAGAGGCGATCTCGTTGATTCGCTCCAGGCCGCGCGCGGTCTCGACGAGCGCGACGATCGGCACGCCGGGCAGGCGCTTGGCGGTCTCGGTGACATGGTCGACCGACTCCACCATCGCCAGCATGACCCCGCCCACCGGGCTGCCCGCCAGCATCTCCAGATCACCGGCCCACCACTCGGTGCCGAACCCGTTCACCCGGACCCAGTCGGTGTGGCCCTCACCGAGCCAGCGCATCACGTTGGCCCGGGCCGCGGCCTTGTCCTTCGGCGCGACGGCGTCCTCGATGTCGAGGACCACGATGTCGGCCCTGGAGTGGGCGGCCGCGTCGAAGCGCTCGTACTGCGCACCGTTGACCAGCAACCAACTGCGGGCCAGCACGGGGTCTATCCGCCGGCCCTGCTCACCGAACGCCGATTCACCGAAACTCTGGTCGTACACGCAGCTCAGACTAGGTGACTGTTGAAGAAAGAACGCATCGCGTCCCAGTGCCGGCGCGCGGCGGGCTCGTCATAGGGCCCGTTGTCGGGCACCGCGAACCCGTGAAACGCCGAGTACCACTCGATGGTGTGCTCGACGCCGGCATCGGTCAGCGCCTTCTCCAGTCGTTCACCGTCGGCGGTGGTGAACGACCGGTCGCTGCGGGCCGCACCGATGTAGACCGCGGCGCGGATCTTGTCGGCGAGCAGATGCGGGCTGCTGGTGTCGTCGGTGGCCAGGCCGCCCCCGTGGAAGGACATCGCCGCCGCGACCCGATCGGGGACCCGCCCGGCCACCACCAGCGACGTGCGGCCGCCCATGCAGTACCCGGTCGTGCCGAACGACGCGCCCCGGACCTCGGGCCGGGCCGCCAGGTAGTCGAAGAACGCGATCGCGTCGGACGTCATGATCTCGGGGGTGATCTTGGAGATCATGCCGAACAGTCGACGACGCTCGGCCTCGTCCTCGAACACCGTCGCCATCGTGAACGGCGCCCAGTCACCGTCGCGGTAATACACGTCGGGCACGAGCACGGCGTAGCCGTAGCCGGCCAACCTGTCCGCCATCGCGCGGAAGGTCGGTCGGGCGCCTCCGGCGTCGGGATACATGACAATGCCGGGCCACGGCCCGTCGGAGTCTGGCGTGTGCAGGCTGACGGGGCAGGCGCCGTCTGCGGTGGTGATCGTATCGGTGATCCTCGGCATGGGTTCCGTTCTACCTCAGCCGGGTCGACGCACGCTGTGCGTGCCCCGACCACCATAGGGAAACACCCGATTTA
Protein-coding regions in this window:
- a CDS encoding HNH endonuclease signature motif containing protein, which codes for MSSRVPTGTGTGGVVGQSDRLEAFFEELGELAGQRNAIDGRIAQIAAEIDGAGLWGFTGVRSMEGLIAWKLGTSFRNAETIVAVARRLGEFPRCSRDLREGRLSLDQVGVIAEGAGAGSDDHYAELAAHSTVAQLRIAVKQEPRPEPEPGCDPESGCDPESDPESDSEAEAESRSEPAVRPDPAPRASITKTSDEQYTYWRIALPHDEAATFDTALRSHHEALVAQWKRDHNITDHADGHDTDHDITDRGYDTGDRGEGVGRAPLPDTVAAFWALVKAGWDVEVARRPHGQHTTVVMHVDVKDRIASLHLGPALSAADRRYLSCDATCEVWFERHGQVIGSGRTTRTISRRLRRALEHRDRTCVVPGCGATRGLHAHHIRHWEDGGLTELDNLVLVCPHHHRLHHRGVLTITGPAERLTVTDSTGRHLEPGSLARPPTQPPPEVAPYRGPSGERAQWKWYTPFQPPPPTTN
- the dapB gene encoding 4-hydroxy-tetrahydrodipicolinate reductase, with translation MRVGVLGAKGKVGATMVAGVEAADDLTFTTGVDAGDSLSALVDSDTEVVIDFTHPSVVMDNLKFLIDNGIHAVVGTTGFTDERLDQVREWLAATPGASVLIAPNFAIGAVLSMHFAQQAAKYFESVEVIELHHPHKADAPSGTAMRTARLIAEARKGMPPNPDATSTGLDGARGADVDGVPVHSVRLAGLVAHQEVLFGTLGETLTIRHDSIDRTSFVPGVLLAVRKIREHPGLTIGIESLLDLT
- a CDS encoding flavodoxin family protein, with the translated sequence MSKTLLIVHHTPSPHCHEMFEAVLAGATDPEIEGVEVLRRAALTVSPAEMLAADGYLLGTPANLGYMSGALKHAFDQSYYPLLDSAQGRPFGMYLHGNEGTEGAERALAAITGALKWEKAAETVIVSGKPTRSDLEACWNLGATVAATLMV
- a CDS encoding DUF6431 domain-containing protein, whose amino-acid sequence is MIVARTGELAEKLLAAGELRCPRCRDGQLTSWGYGRRRSVRDHDGTTITVRPRRTRCRSCSSTHIVMPAALQPRHADTTAVIGTALLHKANGLGHRRIAATMGRPVSTVRRWLRRLPPEHLDRLARDGTEQLLALDPDTFTALRYRGNMLHHALSLLSAAAYWDRRRYALGEPPWTLIGMYTRGRLLAPPG
- a CDS encoding HpcH/HpaI aldolase/citrate lyase family protein; the encoded protein is MYDQSFGESAFGEQGRRIDPVLARSWLLVNGAQYERFDAAAHSRADIVVLDIEDAVAPKDKAAARANVMRWLGEGHTDWVRVNGFGTEWWAGDLEMLAGSPVGGVMLAMVESVDHVTETAKRLPGVPIVALVETARGLERINEIASAKGTFRLAFGIGDFRRDTGFGDNPMTLAYARSRFTIAAKAAHLASAIDGPTVGSSAQKLSEATAVSAEFGMTGKICLTPEQCLTVNEGLSPSAEEIAWAKEFLIEYERDGGEIRNGSDLPRIARANKILELARAYDIEPSEFNDVDEPTHIPAPSDTYHY
- a CDS encoding dienelactone hydrolase family protein; amino-acid sequence: MPRITDTITTADGACPVSLHTPDSDGPWPGIVMYPDAGGARPTFRAMADRLAGYGYAVLVPDVYYRDGDWAPFTMATVFEDEAERRRLFGMISKITPEIMTSDAIAFFDYLAARPEVRGASFGTTGYCMGGRTSLVVAGRVPDRVAAAMSFHGGGLATDDTSSPHLLADKIRAAVYIGAARSDRSFTTADGERLEKALTDAGVEHTIEWYSAFHGFAVPDNGPYDEPAARRHWDAMRSFFNSHLV